A section of the Bradyrhizobium oligotrophicum S58 genome encodes:
- a CDS encoding thioesterase II family protein, whose product MRLICLPYAGGSAMVYARWRRHLPSWIDVVPLEWPGRGVRMDEPLQTDPIALAGQLASELIGAPLAAPYALFGHSLGGLIAFELAHRLLALGAPRPQMLFVSGTEAPAMRDGSRWKEPLGDDALRDELLRLKGTPQEALESTEIMRGALPILRADFLMCGNYVYQRRQPLPCPLHVFGGDQDETRPEALKAWRAETSAVFGLDMLPGDHFFIHTRQADLLNLVAAALARQALPRLEVACEGR is encoded by the coding sequence ATGCGGCTCATCTGTCTGCCTTATGCCGGCGGCAGCGCCATGGTGTATGCGCGCTGGAGGAGACATCTTCCGTCCTGGATCGATGTCGTCCCGCTGGAATGGCCCGGACGCGGCGTGCGGATGGACGAGCCGTTGCAGACGGATCCGATCGCATTGGCCGGCCAGCTTGCTTCCGAACTGATCGGTGCGCCGTTGGCGGCGCCCTATGCTCTGTTCGGCCATAGTCTCGGTGGCCTGATCGCCTTCGAACTCGCGCACCGGCTGCTTGCACTTGGTGCGCCGAGGCCGCAGATGCTGTTCGTGTCGGGAACGGAAGCGCCGGCTATGCGTGACGGCAGCCGATGGAAGGAGCCGCTCGGCGACGACGCGTTGCGCGACGAGCTTCTGAGGCTGAAAGGCACGCCGCAAGAGGCGTTGGAAAGTACCGAGATCATGCGCGGCGCGTTGCCGATCCTGCGGGCGGATTTCCTGATGTGTGGGAACTACGTCTATCAGCGCCGTCAGCCGTTGCCCTGTCCGCTTCACGTATTCGGCGGCGACCAGGACGAGACGCGTCCGGAGGCGTTGAAGGCCTGGCGGGCGGAGACGTCGGCAGTGTTTGGGCTCGACATGCTGCCGGGGGATCATTTCTTCATTCACACACGGCAGGCAGATCTGTTGAACCTCGTGGCCGCAGCGCTGGCGCGTCAGGCATTGCCCAGGCTTGAGGTCGCATGCGAGGGGCGCTGA
- a CDS encoding MbtH family protein → MMVFDRDDVTFTVVMNHEEQYSIWPTFKEIPGGWTAVGVTGNKKECLDHIEQVWTDMRPLSLRKFMQENASASAES, encoded by the coding sequence ATGATGGTCTTCGACAGAGATGACGTCACTTTCACCGTCGTCATGAATCATGAAGAACAATATTCGATTTGGCCGACGTTCAAGGAAATTCCAGGCGGGTGGACGGCTGTTGGCGTGACGGGAAACAAGAAGGAATGTCTGGACCATATCGAGCAGGTGTGGACCGACATGCGGCCGCTCTCGCTTCGCAAATTCATGCAGGAGAACGCGTCGGCATCGGCCGAGTCCTGA
- a CDS encoding TonB-dependent receptor, translating to MVSRVTDKDVRLTITLGVVSTLALTLNIGGVQQAFAQTKLPDVTVDAPKPRARQTAQRTQATSTRAAQQRRVATRNLPPRAPVPYMTPSTGTIGAPPSPYAGGQVASGGGLGLLGNRSVMNTPFNQTNFTSQLMQNQQARTIRDVLINDPSVRTVQAAGGGADSLFIRGFQYDSGDYALNGLAGIAPYYSTSANFIERVELLKGPGALLNGMTVGGTGASSGGAVGGSVNLVTKHAPDRDITQLTTTYASKSQFGEQMDVSRRFGEHKEWGVRFNGGYSNGDTPWNRQHDELGNAHLAVDYHGENVRIDADVGYQADNLTPPLRFFGVNTATVTSIPAPPAAGTNFQVPWAYYVPTDFYSTIKGEVDLNDKITAYASFGYHDSNINYRYPSPILNSNAGAIAVQNPGTGSETYTTYAGEAGFRATADTGPVKHVANVGYSITDRTYSQNLTTSAPISWNLYTEPTNVALPGFPTLSGSQRVGANLWSVGVSDTMSILNERVQLTVGVRRQTAGTELANYLPNGVSRPFADTSVWTPAYTVVVKPVEHVSLYANYIEGLQTPVVVPTGYTNTGAVFAPGQTKQVETGIKVDFGRITTTVSAFDITKPSVITTGTVGQLTQVMNGLQRNTGAEFNVFGELTPTLRLLGGVAYIHGVQEKTGTANDGKRAVGVPELTVNLGAEWDTPFVRDLTLTGRVVYTGEQYVDTANKLSLPDWTRVDLGARYTFTSPWNGKPIVVRASVENVFNKAYWASAYSGVITLGAPRTYLMSTTFNF from the coding sequence ATGGTTTCTCGCGTTACGGATAAAGACGTCAGGTTGACAATTACATTGGGTGTTGTGAGCACATTGGCGCTCACGTTGAACATCGGGGGTGTTCAGCAAGCCTTCGCGCAGACCAAGCTTCCCGATGTGACGGTCGACGCGCCGAAGCCGAGAGCCCGGCAGACCGCGCAGAGAACCCAGGCGACGTCGACGCGCGCCGCCCAGCAGCGCCGCGTCGCCACCCGCAATCTGCCCCCCAGAGCGCCCGTTCCTTATATGACGCCCTCGACGGGCACCATCGGCGCGCCTCCGTCGCCCTATGCCGGCGGCCAGGTCGCAAGCGGCGGCGGGCTCGGCCTGCTCGGTAATCGCAGCGTGATGAACACGCCGTTCAACCAGACGAACTTCACGTCGCAGTTGATGCAGAACCAGCAGGCGCGCACGATCCGCGACGTGTTGATCAACGATCCCTCGGTGCGTACAGTGCAGGCCGCCGGCGGCGGTGCCGACAGCCTCTTCATCCGCGGCTTCCAATATGACAGCGGCGACTACGCCTTGAACGGGCTGGCCGGCATTGCGCCATACTATTCGACGTCTGCGAATTTCATCGAGCGGGTCGAGCTGCTGAAGGGGCCGGGAGCTCTTCTCAACGGCATGACGGTGGGCGGCACCGGCGCGTCGAGCGGCGGCGCTGTCGGCGGCAGCGTCAATCTCGTCACCAAGCACGCGCCGGACAGGGACATCACGCAACTCACGACGACCTACGCCTCGAAGTCGCAATTCGGCGAGCAGATGGACGTCAGCCGTCGTTTTGGCGAGCACAAGGAGTGGGGCGTTCGCTTCAACGGTGGCTATTCGAACGGCGACACGCCTTGGAACCGGCAGCACGACGAACTCGGCAACGCCCATCTCGCCGTCGACTATCATGGCGAGAACGTCCGTATCGATGCCGATGTCGGCTATCAGGCCGATAATCTGACGCCGCCGCTGCGGTTCTTCGGCGTCAACACCGCGACCGTCACCAGCATTCCGGCGCCACCAGCGGCAGGCACCAACTTCCAGGTTCCCTGGGCGTATTACGTGCCCACGGACTTCTATTCGACGATCAAAGGCGAAGTGGATCTGAACGACAAGATCACCGCCTACGCATCGTTCGGCTATCACGACAGCAACATCAATTACCGGTATCCGTCGCCGATCCTTAATTCCAATGCGGGTGCCATCGCCGTCCAGAATCCAGGCACGGGAAGCGAGACCTACACGACGTACGCGGGCGAAGCGGGCTTTCGCGCCACCGCGGATACGGGACCGGTCAAGCATGTGGCAAATGTCGGCTACTCCATCACCGATCGAACCTACAGTCAGAATTTGACGACCAGCGCGCCAATTTCGTGGAACCTGTACACCGAGCCCACGAATGTCGCGTTGCCGGGTTTCCCGACCCTCTCCGGAAGTCAGCGCGTCGGCGCCAACCTCTGGAGCGTCGGCGTCTCGGACACGATGTCGATCCTGAACGAGCGGGTGCAGCTCACGGTCGGTGTGCGCCGGCAGACCGCAGGCACCGAGTTGGCGAACTATCTTCCCAACGGTGTCAGCCGTCCGTTTGCGGATACGTCGGTCTGGACACCGGCCTACACCGTTGTCGTCAAGCCGGTCGAGCATGTCTCGCTCTATGCCAACTATATCGAGGGCCTGCAGACTCCGGTCGTTGTTCCTACCGGCTATACCAACACAGGCGCGGTGTTCGCGCCGGGGCAGACCAAGCAAGTCGAAACCGGCATCAAGGTTGATTTCGGCCGCATCACGACGACGGTTAGCGCCTTCGACATCACGAAGCCGAGCGTCATTACGACGGGAACCGTTGGACAGCTGACTCAGGTCATGAATGGTCTGCAGCGAAACACTGGCGCCGAGTTCAACGTGTTCGGCGAGTTGACGCCGACCCTCCGGTTGCTCGGTGGTGTTGCCTATATCCACGGTGTTCAGGAGAAGACGGGGACGGCGAATGACGGCAAACGTGCGGTCGGCGTGCCCGAGCTGACCGTGAATCTCGGTGCAGAATGGGATACGCCATTCGTGAGGGATCTGACCCTGACCGGACGTGTCGTCTACACCGGTGAACAATATGTCGATACGGCTAACAAGCTCTCCTTGCCGGACTGGACGCGCGTTGATCTCGGGGCGCGTTACACATTCACCTCGCCCTGGAACGGAAAACCCATCGTCGTTCGCGCCAGCGTCGAGAATGTCTTCAACAAGGCATACTGGGCGTCCGCCTATAGCGGCGTGATCACCCTGGGCGCGCCACGGACCTATCTGATGTCGACGACGTTCAATTTCTGA
- a CDS encoding PepSY-associated TM helix domain-containing protein: protein MRLWVQVHTWTSLISMIFLLMLCLTGLPLIFHDEINHYFEDEISAPSMPPGTPVLPLDRLIASARQQLPEQHVMFAMFKEAEPLVVVAMSPTAIPVPGQFHRLTVDARTGAVLGEEAPRQDVMDVILRIHRDMFTGLPGELFLGLMGLVFAASIVSGIVVYWPFMRRLQFGTVRDRSARLKWLDMHNLLGIVTVSWALAVGLTGTINTLAVPLFDLWRAQTMPALLAPYQGKPLAEAKSVEAAVDAVRTAFPDRFVASVTMPTTARFGSPQHVIVWTKGRTPFTARMFQPVLIDAQDSAKVVAPEVSWYLRALQVSRPLHFGDYGGLPLKIIWALLDMITIVVLCSGLYLWVAKRWGSRRKSPIVVAPAAPAVVSP from the coding sequence ATGCGTCTGTGGGTTCAGGTTCATACGTGGACGTCGCTGATCAGCATGATCTTTCTGCTGATGCTGTGTTTGACGGGGCTGCCGCTGATCTTCCATGACGAGATCAATCATTATTTCGAGGACGAAATCTCCGCACCTTCGATGCCGCCGGGCACGCCCGTTCTGCCGCTCGACCGGCTGATCGCGTCGGCCAGGCAGCAACTGCCCGAACAGCACGTGATGTTCGCGATGTTCAAGGAGGCGGAGCCGCTGGTGGTGGTCGCGATGTCGCCGACGGCGATCCCGGTGCCGGGGCAGTTTCATCGCCTGACGGTGGATGCCCGCACCGGTGCCGTTCTCGGCGAGGAGGCGCCGCGCCAGGATGTGATGGACGTCATCCTGCGCATCCACCGCGACATGTTCACCGGCCTGCCCGGCGAGCTCTTTCTCGGCCTGATGGGACTGGTGTTCGCCGCGTCCATCGTCTCGGGAATCGTCGTCTATTGGCCCTTCATGCGCCGGCTCCAGTTCGGAACCGTGCGGGATCGCTCGGCGCGCCTCAAATGGCTCGACATGCACAATCTGCTCGGCATCGTCACGGTGAGCTGGGCGCTCGCGGTCGGCCTGACCGGCACCATCAACACGCTGGCCGTGCCGCTGTTTGATCTCTGGCGCGCGCAGACGATGCCGGCGCTGCTCGCTCCCTATCAAGGCAAACCGCTGGCCGAGGCGAAATCCGTCGAAGCCGCGGTCGATGCCGTCCGCACGGCGTTTCCTGATCGCTTTGTGGCAAGCGTCACCATGCCGACCACCGCGCGGTTCGGCAGCCCGCAGCACGTGATCGTCTGGACCAAGGGGCGGACGCCGTTCACCGCGCGCATGTTTCAGCCGGTGCTGATCGATGCCCAGGACAGCGCCAAGGTGGTGGCGCCGGAAGTGTCCTGGTATCTGCGCGCGCTGCAAGTGTCTCGGCCGCTGCACTTCGGTGACTATGGCGGACTCCCGCTGAAGATCATCTGGGCGCTGCTCGATATGATCACCATCGTCGTGCTGTGCAGCGGCTTGTACCTGTGGGTCGCGAAGCGATGGGGCAGCAGGCGAAAGTCGCCGATCGTCGTTGCACCGGCGGCGCCGGCGGTGGTGTCGCCATGA
- a CDS encoding peptidoglycan-binding domain-containing protein, with protein MRALILALSILAIVDSTYVANAGMSSTPRETSAPADPVIATNEATQETEDQIGLTRTKRREVQRGLTRLGFDTKVNGKFDEKTRAVITRWQQENGYPTTGFLNTAQHKVLADAATEAGKSDHQARRHAGGRARSSRGGGGPIGAIGGAMHSVVGGLFRR; from the coding sequence ATGCGCGCCTTGATCCTAGCATTGTCCATCCTGGCAATCGTCGACAGCACGTACGTTGCCAACGCCGGTATGAGCAGCACACCTCGTGAAACGTCGGCGCCCGCCGATCCGGTGATCGCCACCAACGAAGCGACGCAGGAGACCGAAGATCAGATCGGCCTCACCAGGACGAAACGTCGTGAAGTGCAACGCGGGCTAACCAGGCTCGGGTTCGACACCAAGGTCAACGGGAAGTTCGACGAGAAGACTCGCGCCGTCATCACGCGGTGGCAGCAGGAGAACGGCTATCCCACGACCGGCTTCCTAAACACGGCCCAGCACAAGGTACTGGCGGACGCCGCAACGGAGGCTGGCAAATCTGACCATCAAGCGCGTCGTCACGCTGGAGGGCGTGCTCGCTCTTCGCGTGGTGGCGGTGGCCCAATCGGCGCGATCGGCGGCGCGATGCACAGCGTCGTGGGCGGATTATTCCGGAGGTGA
- a CDS encoding SDR family oxidoreductase, translating to MRVFVTGAAGFIGVETTRELIANGHQVVGLARSEDNVRTLEQLGAEVHRGSLQDLDSLKRGASYADGVIHLAFIHDFARFAENGAIDKAAIEAMGDVLVGTNKPFIVTSGTGLVASNVVVTEDMRRDSSPHVPRVSEQAGLAYAKRGVRAMAIRLPQVHGAAGKAGLISYLVELARKKGAAAYVGEGAERWAAAHRQDVARLYRLALETGAADGVYHAVGEEGVPMRQVIEVIGRALNVPVVSIPKEEAGDFYGPLAMFAGLDMPASSALTQQLLGWKPVGIGLIADISQPGYF from the coding sequence ATGCGCGTCTTCGTCACCGGCGCCGCCGGATTCATCGGCGTCGAAACCACCAGAGAACTCATCGCAAACGGGCATCAGGTTGTCGGCCTCGCGCGCTCCGAGGACAACGTTCGGACGCTCGAACAACTGGGCGCGGAGGTTCATCGGGGCTCGCTGCAGGATCTCGACAGCCTGAAGCGCGGTGCAAGCTATGCGGACGGCGTGATCCATCTCGCCTTCATCCATGATTTTGCACGATTCGCGGAGAATGGTGCGATCGACAAGGCTGCCATCGAGGCCATGGGCGACGTGCTGGTCGGCACAAACAAGCCTTTTATCGTCACATCGGGAACGGGTCTCGTTGCCTCAAACGTCGTGGTCACCGAGGATATGCGGCGCGATTCCAGTCCCCATGTCCCGCGGGTGTCCGAGCAGGCCGGCCTGGCCTACGCCAAGCGCGGGGTACGCGCGATGGCGATACGCCTGCCGCAGGTTCACGGTGCTGCCGGAAAGGCCGGCTTGATCTCCTACCTGGTCGAACTGGCGCGCAAGAAAGGCGCCGCCGCCTATGTCGGCGAAGGCGCCGAGCGCTGGGCTGCGGCGCACAGGCAGGACGTCGCCCGCTTGTACCGGCTGGCGTTGGAGACAGGTGCGGCAGACGGGGTCTATCACGCCGTCGGTGAAGAGGGCGTGCCCATGCGCCAGGTCATCGAAGTGATCGGTCGCGCTTTGAACGTGCCGGTCGTTTCGATCCCGAAAGAAGAGGCGGGTGATTTTTACGGACCGCTGGCGATGTTCGCCGGTTTGGACATGCCGGCGTCCAGCGCCTTGACGCAGCAATTGTTGGGCTGGAAGCCGGTTGGGATTGGCTTGATCGCCGACATCAGCCAGCCCGGCTACTTCTAG